The following coding sequences are from one Humulus lupulus chromosome X, drHumLupu1.1, whole genome shotgun sequence window:
- the LOC133805539 gene encoding uncharacterized protein LOC133805539 — protein MNPITSLVYYDGHWNENNVYEDFKMLGVLIPLDCSFTTLMNILSTELSTILSTENATIEYQIAETLPPLKIKSDSSIQFYLECKRNDKTLTKYPLIVSVTENNQTITCGALQKMSSTVASSSNNIENDISDTSTFSIDEPQGLPNFIQLADQITDLILEKERHESIPEHIGTETTIITHAISDGIREKQVYKNKEVLTTTIGLYAIKNNFQFKVHKSCKKEYQLKCLDSECTWSFRAARYGKTDMFQLRKFNRAHTCSLDIILGDHRQASSSMVGNVVKTKFTDPKTNYRPKDIAKDMLDRYGVSMSYQKAWRSKEKAVNYVHGSSQDSYRDIPRYLHILKHKNPGTVTDLQIDSINRFKYLYMAMGQSILGWKHCIPVIVVDGTFLKAAFGGTLLTASTQDANRHIFPLAFAITDSENNDSWEWFFRKIKECYGEREELCIVSDRHESIENAIKNVFPNVTHGVCSYHLFCNIKTKFKTDAEATSIAFHAAAKAYNMEDFEKYMKDLDSLHEGIRPFLANEVKYEKWARIHSKSRRYAAMTSNIAESINAALKEMRELPVTTLLECLRNLIQKWSYNNKKEAEATFTELPKKQEEYLRKNFVKSLRMTVEPASTLIYSVHNGLTTNIVDIAKKSCSCNKFDLDELPCEHAMAVIRKMNLQYKKYCSYYFTKQAMLNTYNASIHPLGDPKTWRVPPDVEEIEVLPPKGNRKSGRPRKKRFVSAREGSYQLKCGSTVIGTLLITITCDKEL, from the exons ATGAATCCAATAACATCTTTGGTATATTATGATGGTCATTGGAATGAAAATAATGTGTATGAGGATTTCAAAATGCTGGGAGTGTTAATACCATTAGATTGCTCATTTACAACACTAATGAATATCTTGTCTACAGAGTTGTCTACCATTCTGTCAACAGAAAATGCAACAATTGAGTACCAGATTGCAGAAACATTGCCTCCATTGAAGATCAAAAGTGATAGCTCTATACAATTCTACTTGGAGTGCAAAAGAAATGACAAAACACTCACAAAATACCCTTTGATAGTTTCTGTAACAGAGAACAACCAAACAATTACCTGTGGAGCACTTCAAAAGATGAGTTCTACTGTTGCTTCAAGTAGTAATAATATAGAGAATGATATTTCGGACACATCGACATTCTCTATAGATGAACCTCAAGGACTACCAAATTTTATTCAGTTGGCAGATCAAATTACAGATTTGATTTTGGAGAAGGAACGACATGAATCAATTCCTGAACATATTGGAACAGAAACTACAATTATAACTCATGCAATTTCTGATGGAATAAGAGAAAAACAGGTATACAAAAACAAAGAGGTTCTTACAACAACAATTGGTCTCTATGCCATAAAAAACAATTTTCAGTTCAAGGTCCACAAATCTTGCAAAAAAGAATATCAGTTGAAGTGCCTTGATTCAGAATGTACGTGGTCATTTCGTGCTGCAAGATATGGAAAGACAGATATGTTCCAACTTAGGAAGTTCAATCGTGCCCACACATGTTCCTTGGACATTATTCTTGGAGATCACCGACAGGCTTCAAGTAGTATGGTTGGGAATGTTGTGAAGACCAAGTTCACAGATCCAAAAACAAATTATAGACCTAAAGATATAGCTAAAGACATGTTGGACAGATATGGAGTTTCCATGAGTTACCAAAAAGCATGGCGATCTAAGGAAAAAGCAGTTAATTATGTACATGGTTCAAGTCAAGATTCCTACCGAGACATTCCACGATATCTGCACATTTTGAAGCACAAAAATCCAGGTACTGTAACAGATTTGCAAATTGATAGTATAAACAGatttaaatatctttatatgGCTATGGGACAATCAATTCTAGGTTGGAAACATTGCATTCCAGtaattgttgttgatggaacaTTCCTAAAAGCTGCATTTGGCGGTACACTTCTCACAGCTTCAACACAAGATGCAAATAGACACATCTTCCCATTGGCTTTTGCTATAACAGATTCGGAAAACAATGATTCATGGGAGTGGTTcttcagaaaaataaaagaatgttATGGAGAAAGAGAAGAGTTGTGTATAGTTTCAGATAGACACGAAAGCATAGAGAATGCTATAAAAAATGTCTTTCCAAATGTAACTCATGGAGTGTGCTCCTACCATCTTTTCTGCAACATAAAGACCAAGTTTAAAACAGACGCAGAGGCAACCAGTATTGCATTTCATGCTGCTGCAAAAGCTTATAACATGGAAGATTTTGAAAAATACATGAAGGACTTGGACAGTTTACATGAAGGAATCCGTCCTTTTCTGGCCAATGAGGTTAAATATGAAAAGTGGGCAAGAATCCACTCCAAAAGTCGTAGATATGCAGCTATGACTTCAAACATAGCTGAATCCATTAATGCAGCACTAAAAGAAATGAGAGAGCTTCCAGTAACAACATTACTCGAGTGCCTTAGAAACCTGATTCAAAAATGGAGctacaacaacaaaaaagaagcAGAAGCAACATTTACAGAATTGCCAAAGAAACAAGAGGAATACTTAAGAAAGAACTTTGTCAAGTCATTAAGAATGACT GTAGAACCAGCTAGCACACTCATTTACAGTGTACACAATGGTTTAACAACAAACATTGTTGACATTGCAAAGAAATCTTGCTCTTGTAACAAGTTTGATTTGGATGAATTACCTTGTGAACATGCCATGGCAGTCATTAGAAAGATGAACCTTCAGTATAAAAAATATTGCTCATATTATTTCACAAAACAAGCCATGTTGAACACCTATAATGCATCAATACATCCATTGGGAGATCCAAAAACATGGAGAGTTCCGCCTGATGTTGAGGAAATAGAAGTACTACCTCCAAAGGGAAACAGAAAAAGTGGAAGGCCAAGGAAAAAAAGGTTTGTCTCAGCAAGAGAAGGGTCTTATCAGCTTAAATGTGGAAG TACGGTGATTGGAACATTACTTATCACTATTACTTGTGATAAAGAATTATGA